In Erythrobacter litoralis HTCC2594, a single genomic region encodes these proteins:
- a CDS encoding aspartate-semialdehyde dehydrogenase yields the protein MGYRVAVVGATGNVGREIMQILAEREFPCDEVAAVASSRSHGTEVEFGDTGKMLKCRNIEHFDWAGWDIALFSAGSGPAKEYAPKAAAAGCVVIDNSSLYRMDPDVPLIVPEVNPDAIDEYKKKNIIANPNCSTAQLVVALKPLHDAATIKRVVVSTYQSVSGAGKAGMDELFQQSRAIFVGDPVVPEKFTKQIAFNVIPHIDVFMDDGATKEEWKMVVETKKILDSRIKLNATCVRVPVFVGHSEAVNIEFENELGAEQAMEILREAPGIMLVDKREDGGYVTPVESAGDGATYVSRVREDPTVENGLTLWCVSDNLRKGAALNAVQIAELLGRRHLKKG from the coding sequence GTGGGCTATCGCGTAGCCGTGGTCGGAGCGACCGGGAATGTCGGCCGGGAAATAATGCAGATCCTCGCCGAGCGCGAGTTTCCGTGCGACGAAGTGGCGGCGGTCGCTTCTTCACGCTCGCACGGGACGGAAGTCGAATTCGGCGACACCGGCAAGATGCTCAAGTGCAGAAATATCGAGCATTTCGACTGGGCCGGCTGGGACATCGCGCTGTTCTCTGCCGGCTCCGGCCCGGCCAAGGAATATGCCCCCAAAGCCGCGGCGGCGGGCTGCGTGGTGATCGACAACAGTTCGCTCTACCGTATGGACCCGGATGTGCCGCTGATCGTGCCCGAAGTGAACCCGGACGCGATCGACGAATACAAAAAGAAGAACATCATCGCCAATCCCAACTGCTCGACCGCGCAATTGGTGGTCGCGCTCAAGCCGTTGCACGATGCAGCCACGATCAAGCGGGTGGTCGTGAGCACCTACCAGTCGGTTTCCGGTGCCGGGAAAGCGGGCATGGACGAGCTGTTCCAGCAAAGCCGCGCGATCTTCGTCGGTGACCCGGTAGTGCCGGAGAAATTCACCAAGCAGATCGCGTTCAACGTCATCCCCCACATCGACGTCTTCATGGATGACGGCGCGACCAAGGAAGAGTGGAAGATGGTGGTCGAGACCAAGAAAATCCTCGACTCCAGGATCAAATTGAACGCCACCTGCGTACGCGTTCCGGTGTTCGTCGGCCATTCCGAAGCGGTGAACATCGAATTCGAGAACGAGCTCGGCGCGGAACAGGCGATGGAAATCCTGCGTGAGGCGCCCGGCATCATGCTGGTCGATAAGCGCGAGGACGGCGGTTACGTCACTCCGGTAGAAAGCGCAGGCGATGGCGCGACCTATGTCAGCCGCGTGCGCGAAGACCCGACGGTCGAGAACGGCCTGACGCTGTGGTGCGTATCCGACAATCTGCGCAAGGGCGCCGCGCTCAATGCCGTGCAGATCGCCGAGCTGCTCGGGCGGCGGCATCTGAAGAAGGGGTAG
- a CDS encoding alpha/beta fold hydrolase encodes MAGPSLGEWKAKAQHFAYDGLQIAFWTGGKPDARPLLLVHGYPTASWDWHRVWETLGSKYHLVAPDMIGFGLSDKPRSGYSIHRQADMHVALLDHLGIGAFDALVHDYGVSVGQELLARRAERSAAQGLGQTVFLNGGIFPDQHRPRPIQKLGTSPLGFLVGLLTNREKFGRSFSEVFGPDTQPGAQELDEFWDLVSHNGGNRIMHKLLHYIADRKEHAERWFDALRIAQGDIGLINGALDPVSGRHAYEAWRERLPDARHHLIPTVGHYPQVEDPQTVSRVTLDWLAR; translated from the coding sequence ATGGCCGGACCAAGCCTGGGCGAATGGAAGGCCAAGGCGCAGCACTTCGCCTACGACGGTCTGCAAATCGCCTTCTGGACCGGCGGCAAGCCGGATGCACGGCCGCTGCTGCTGGTGCACGGCTATCCGACGGCCTCGTGGGACTGGCACCGGGTCTGGGAGACGCTCGGCAGCAAATACCATCTCGTTGCGCCCGACATGATCGGCTTCGGCCTCTCGGACAAGCCGCGCTCGGGCTATTCGATCCATCGCCAGGCCGACATGCATGTGGCGCTGCTCGATCATCTGGGCATCGGCGCGTTCGATGCGCTGGTGCACGATTACGGCGTTTCCGTTGGGCAGGAACTGCTCGCCCGTCGGGCCGAGAGATCGGCGGCGCAGGGGCTCGGCCAAACAGTCTTCCTCAACGGCGGTATCTTTCCCGACCAGCACCGCCCGCGCCCGATCCAGAAGCTCGGCACGTCGCCGCTCGGCTTCCTCGTCGGCCTGCTTACCAACCGTGAGAAATTCGGCAGGAGCTTTTCCGAGGTCTTCGGCCCGGACACCCAGCCCGGCGCGCAGGAGCTGGACGAATTCTGGGACCTCGTCAGCCACAACGGCGGCAACCGCATCATGCACAAGCTGCTGCACTATATCGCCGACCGCAAAGAGCATGCCGAAAGGTGGTTCGACGCACTCAGGATCGCGCAAGGCGATATCGGCCTCATCAATGGCGCGCTCGACCCGGTCTCTGGCCGGCATGCCTACGAAGCCTGGCGCGAGCGGCTGCCCGACGCGCGGCATCACCTGATCCCGACCGTGGGCCATTATCCGCAGGTGGAGGACCCGCAGACGGTGTCGCGCGTGACGCTGGATTGGCTCGCACGCTAA